The following is a genomic window from Paenibacillus sp. FSL R5-0766.
TGTCGCAAGGCTGCTCATCAAACAGGTACTTACAGAGTGGAATGCACAGCTGCTGATCACGGATTGGGGAACAGACCAGATCGCTTTTGCCTGTCCATTGGATGAGAACCAACTGAATGAAGCTATAGGGAGATGTGAAAAAGAGCTGAACACCTTGATGGAAGTGATCTACCGGGAGCATCGGATATCCACAACCATTGGCACAGGTGCAGCTTACGAGGTCTGGAATGATGCAGGGCGTTCCTTTGACGAAGCCAAACAAGCTCTGGATTATGCCATTCATATGGGAACAGATCATCTGGTGAGATTTGAAGATACGATGAAGGAAAATGAAATGTTCTATTATCCGATTGAGTCTGAACAGCGCCTGCTGAACACAATCAAAGTCGGGGAGCCTGAAGAGGCGGTACGCATTCTGGAGCAATTGTTTCTTCGTAATTTAGAGGAGCGGGAACTGTCCTACGAGATGACACAGCAGTTCATCATGGAGCTGAAGGGGACTTTTCTGAAGCTGGACGAACCCAAATTCAAGCTGGATGCCTCCCTGCTGGAGGAATACAAAACCCGGGTGACATCCATTCAGATGACAGAAACGATTACTTCGCTGCGTGCAAAGTTCAAACGGTTAACGGAAGACATCTGCGGTGATTTCCAGAGAAGAAGAGCAGGAGCACATGCGGATACTGTAAGCGAAATGATTTGTTTTATCCAACAACATTATGGGGATGCAAACTTGACGATCTATCGGATTGCCGAGCACATGAGCAAGTCCGAGAAGTTTATATCCCAACTGTTCAAAGAACATACGGGAGAGAATCTTTCCGATTATGTAGAACGGGTACGCATTGATGCTGCCTCGAACTTGTTGCACTCCACTGGTCAGACCATTGACGAGATAGCGGAGGCCACCGGGTATAACAGTGCACATTCATTCCGCCGAGCTTTCAAGCGGGTACGCGGCATTTCTCCGAGTGTATTTCGGAAAATGGATGTTCATAGCGGTTAATGTAGGCTGTTTCTCGGGAACTATATTCGCTTTTTGTACTTTCTCAGCGTAACTGTACCTTTACGCATCCCCAGCGCAATCTTATGATTACTCAAAAAAGTAAGCGCTACCAAGTCGGGTTGCAGTTCAGCACGATTTGGAGCCAAGAATGGGGGGATGATTCTGAGAACCACAATGACCAGTGAATCAAAGTCCGTGGAGAAACCGAGTAAACCGTTTGCCTTGAAGCAAGCATTATCCAGAAGCTGGAGGCGACATTGGCAGCTGTATCTGCTGATCCTGCCACCGATTGCTTACTTTATTATTTTCAAGTATGTACCCATGGTGAATGCGGTCCTGGCATTTAAAGATTACAACGTCATCAAGGGGATCTGGGGCAGTCCGTGGGCCGGAACCAAGTATTTCGAATTACTTTTTCAGAATCCGGCGTTTGTCACGCTGATCAAGAACACGCTTTACATTTCGTTTTACAGCCTGATCGTTGGTTTCCCGATTCCTATATTACTGGCACTGGCGCTGAACGAAATCAAAAACATACGATTCAAAAAAACAGTACAAATGGTGACGTATGCTCCATATTTCATCTCTACCGTTGTTATGGTCTCCATCATTATGCTCTTTCTGTCTCCTAGGCTGGGTATTGTCAACACGATTGCAGGCGCCCTTGGTTTCGAAGCGGTGAATTTTCTCGGTGAGCCTGGACTGTTTCGATCCATCTACGTATTCTCCGATGTGTGGCAGGGAATGGGGTACTCCGCTGTGATATATCTGGCTGCTCTGGCAGGTGTTGATCCATCCCTATATGAAGCCGCCAAAGTGGACGGAGCCAACCGAATACAGAAAATCATTAATGTTGATCTGCCTGGACTACTTCCGGCAGCCGTCATCATTCTGATCCTGAGTGTAGGGAATATCATGGCTGTTGGGTTCGAAAAAATATATTTGCTGCAAAATCCACTCAACCTGTCTGCTTCGGAGATCATCTCCACGTATGTCTATAAAATAGGATTGCTGAATGCCAATTACAGCTTCGCTACTGCGGTTGGCCTGTTCAACTCGGTGATTAACCTGATTCTGCTATTAATTGTAAACGCGGTTGCCAAGCGACTGTCCAATACAAGCCTATGGTAACGGGAGCGAAAGGAGGAGAACCAACCCATGCCTAACACACAGACAAACGCAGGTCGTTCGCGGATCAAGAGCAGCAGTACGATTCGTGAATCCTGGGGAGACCGCGTATTTATAACGGTTGTTTATTTCATGCTGACAGTGGTGCTGATTGCCGTGCTGTATCCCTTGATATATATTGTGAGTTCTTCGCTCAGTAGCCCAGCTGCCGTTTCCTCGGGAAAAGTCTGGTTGTGGCCCATTGACCTGACGTTTGACGGTTACAAGTCTGTATTGCGGAATGATCAAGTCCTTACCGGGTATGCCAATTCCCTTTTTTATACAGCCTGCGGCACCTTCATCAGCGTGGCACTGACCATTATGATTGCTTATCCATTATCCAAAAAAACGTTTGTTGGCCGCAGCTCGTTAATGATGTTTATTACCTTCACCATGTTGTTCTCAGGCGGTTTGATCCCTACCTATCTGGTGGTCAAAACCATGGGACTGATTGATACCCGTTGGGCGTTGCTGATTCCCAATGCCGTCTGGGTATGGCAAGTCATCATTGCTCGTACCTTTTTTCAGAACTCGATACCGGAAGAATTGTCCGAAGCAGCAGATATCGATGGCTGCAGTGACATCCGGTTTATCTTCAGTATTATCCTGCCACTCGCCAAACCGATTATCGCCGTGTTGTCACTTATGTACGCTGTCGGTCAGTGGAATGCATACTTTGACGCCCTCATCTATCTGAAATCACAGTCGCTTTATCCGCTACAGCTGATATTACGCAGCA
Proteins encoded in this region:
- a CDS encoding carbohydrate ABC transporter permease, whose translation is MPNTQTNAGRSRIKSSSTIRESWGDRVFITVVYFMLTVVLIAVLYPLIYIVSSSLSSPAAVSSGKVWLWPIDLTFDGYKSVLRNDQVLTGYANSLFYTACGTFISVALTIMIAYPLSKKTFVGRSSLMMFITFTMLFSGGLIPTYLVVKTMGLIDTRWALLIPNAVWVWQVIIARTFFQNSIPEELSEAADIDGCSDIRFIFSIILPLAKPIIAVLSLMYAVGQWNAYFDALIYLKSQSLYPLQLILRSILILNSSTGSMDASEMIKQQQMAELMKYSLIVMASLPVLIIYPFVQRYFVQGMLIGSVKG
- a CDS encoding ABC transporter permease subunit, giving the protein MLPPIAYFIIFKYVPMVNAVLAFKDYNVIKGIWGSPWAGTKYFELLFQNPAFVTLIKNTLYISFYSLIVGFPIPILLALALNEIKNIRFKKTVQMVTYAPYFISTVVMVSIIMLFLSPRLGIVNTIAGALGFEAVNFLGEPGLFRSIYVFSDVWQGMGYSAVIYLAALAGVDPSLYEAAKVDGANRIQKIINVDLPGLLPAAVIILILSVGNIMAVGFEKIYLLQNPLNLSASEIISTYVYKIGLLNANYSFATAVGLFNSVINLILLLIVNAVAKRLSNTSLW